A portion of the Lysinibacillus timonensis genome contains these proteins:
- a CDS encoding DnaD domain-containing protein: MHEKNDRLRKWTEQKTVSIPLLFFKHYKELKITDEEAIILMQLIAFHTENNDFPTPNDLEKRVHININDITVHLQRLMQKGLLEITQGVDLSGKLFEKYSLYPLWERILNFLESSQIQHEKISKKNDEGELFSIFEQEFGRLLSPMEIETISMWLDVDHHSLEVIKAALKESVVAGKVNLRYIDRILFEWKKKNITTLKQVEQHSKQYHQKTTSHTPTTKTNPVENTPKVSFYNWLDERE, translated from the coding sequence ATGCATGAAAAAAATGATCGACTTCGTAAATGGACAGAGCAAAAGACGGTATCTATTCCTCTACTTTTTTTCAAGCATTATAAGGAATTAAAAATAACAGATGAAGAAGCAATCATCCTCATGCAATTAATAGCTTTTCATACGGAAAATAATGATTTTCCCACGCCAAATGACTTAGAAAAAAGAGTGCATATAAATATAAATGACATAACCGTACATTTGCAGCGTTTAATGCAAAAAGGACTACTTGAAATTACGCAAGGGGTAGACCTATCAGGTAAACTTTTTGAAAAGTATTCGCTATACCCACTCTGGGAACGGATCCTAAATTTTCTTGAATCGAGTCAAATACAACATGAAAAGATTAGTAAGAAAAATGATGAGGGCGAATTGTTTTCAATTTTTGAGCAAGAGTTTGGACGATTGTTATCACCAATGGAAATTGAGACGATTTCAATGTGGCTTGATGTAGATCATCATTCTTTAGAGGTAATCAAAGCGGCATTAAAGGAATCCGTAGTAGCTGGAAAAGTAAATTTACGCTATATAGATCGAATTTTATTTGAGTGGAAAAAGAAAAATATTACTACTTTAAAACAAGTAGAACAACACTCAAAACAATATCACCAAAAAACAACATCACATACACCAACCACTAAAACAAACCCAGTAGAAAATACACCTAAAGTTTCGTTTTATAACTGGTTAGATGAAAGAGAATAG